TAAAGTCTCAGATGTGGGATTTCTGAGAAATCTCCATTAATACGAGGAGAAATAGAACTTCTCCTTTCTATATTTGGTGGATAATAAGACAACTATGATGCTAATGTTCAAGGAatgattttgaatcaaaatgttataaaaacaagaacaaagatcatttttttttttaaaaatatatttgcaagaacaaaaataatttttaatatattagaataataataattatattgtttttgcatttcaaaaacatttaaaaaaattaattttttttattttaaattaatattttttggtatttttatatcattttgatgcgctaatatcaaaaataaattttaaaaaataaaacaaatattattttgatatatttttgaataaaaaatactttaaaaaaaaaaaagcaatcactATTCCAAATAGGTTAGCATTATTGTGTCCACTTACTTAAATTTTTGGCTGAGAGATTCCTTATAGCAGGACAAAGTCTTGCATTTTCTTCcctaaattttgtttgtttttgtgttttaaaaattatttttttttaatttttttttactttaaattaatatatttttaatgtttttaaataattttgatacattaatattaaaaatatttttttaaaaataaaaaatatatttttaaataaaaaatatatttttaaaaaaatcgtaAATACACTCCCCAGCATACTTCCTATCACTGCTGACATGATGATAGATGGAGCTGTCACAGctcagtttttcttttttttctttttaatttttatattaataattaaaaaataatataaattatattttaaattataaagaaatagaTACCAAATTGTCTTTTTACACCTTGGCGCTAATTTCACTGCATCTTCATGGAAAAGAAGAGCTTTTGTTTTATACAAGCTGTGCCTATATATTTGCTTCCCTTTTGCACTCTATGTCACACACACAACAAAGCAATGGAGGAGCATTCTGCAAAATGGATAATTAGAGGGAATGAGCTGTTGGATGAAACAGCAGCTACTAGTATCAGAGGTTATCTGAGTATGCTGTACGATCATCTTGACAAAGATGATCAAAGGCCCGTAGTTCCCCTCTCCCATGGCGATCCCTCAGCATTTGCTTGCTTTAGGACCAGTCCGGAAGCAGTAGATGCTATTGTCCATGCTGTTCAATCAGCTGAGTTCAATTCTTATGCTCCTACTACTGGAATCGTTCCGGCAAGGAGGTATTTGCTTGGGTTCTTAATTTCCAATGCTTATTATACATTAATTAGATATCAGTATCGCTGAGCCAAACTGATGCTTCTACTTTGATTTTATGAAAGGGCTGTAGCGGAATATCTTTCTGCAGACCTTCCATATAATCTATCAGCAGATGACATTTATCTCACAGTTGGTTGTACACAATCGATAGAGGTCGTATTATCTGCTCTTGCTCGTCCCGGTGCCAATATTCTGCTTCCTAGACCAGGATATCCGCTGTATGAATCACGGGCGGGTTTTAGCAAGCTTGAAGTACGCCATTTTGATCTTATACCAGAAAAAGGTTGGGAGGTTGATCTTGAATCGGTTGAAGCCCTTGCAGATGAGAACACTGCTGCCATTGTTATTATAAGCCCTGGAAATCCCTGTGGAAATGTCTTCTCTTACCAGCATTTGAAGAAGGTACAGATCTATCCTAAGTTTATCTTGGCTGCTGCTAAAATTTGCTAGCACTGGACTCTTATGTTTCTGTCGCGTTACTAGGTTGCAGAGACTGCAAGAAAACTTGGGATTTTTGTGATTGCTGATGAAGTTTATGGCCATATAGCATTCGGAAGCAATCCGTATGTACCAATGGGGGAGTTCGGATCCATTGTTCCTGTTCTTTCTCTCGGGTCTATATCAAAAAGATGGATTGTTCCCGGTTGGCGATTTGGTTGGATTGCAGCCTGCGATCCTAATGGCATCCTTAAGAAATATGGGGTTTGTTTCTCGTCTTTTCTTACAGATGAAGGTTGTTCCTGTTCAATCTGAAGCAAAGCAACTTGTCTAATTAATACCTTCATATTCTTACCAGATAGTGGACAGCATTAAGAGCTATTTCAACATCTCAAGTAACCCTGCAACCTTTGTCCAGGTTCCTTTGGATCCATTTGTCTGCCTTTTCTCTTTCAGTTCTGTTAGGGATTGAACTTTCTCTAACCTGTAGCATTGATGCTTGATATCATTCTTATCTCTCCTGGAGGCTGATATGCAAGATTTTCTATTGTTAGACAAGAACACGTGTTCTTGTTCATTTTATTAGTCTAAGCCTGCTTATGCATTATTGATATCTAATATCTTGCTCATACCATTCAATCAATAATCCCATGGTTTGTTTATCAGGCTGCAATTCCTCAAATCtttgagaaaacaaaagaagatttcttttcaaaaactattAACATAATGCGAGAAGCCGCGGATATATGTTATGAAAAAACCAAGGAGATCCCTTGTGTGACTTGCCCACACAAACCTGATGGATCCATGTTTGCTATGGTAAAAACAAAGCAGTCCTGAACTCAATTCTGGCCTGAAAGAAAATTTAGCATGGAAGCTAGATTCCTGATGACTTACATATGTTACAGGTAAAACTAAATCTTTCCTTGCTGGAAGACATTAGTGATGATATGGACTTCTGTCTCAAGCTGGCCAGAGAAGAATCAGTGACTATTCTGCCAGGTAAAGCATAAACAATTTAGAATCATCTGGTAGATGTTAATATAGCTGGGCGTGTGCTTTGATGGTTGTTTCTCCAATGTCTAATATGTTGCACGAGCATAGAAGATCGATGCAATCTTTCTGTCAAGTTGGCAGCAATAATGTTTTGATCACTGACGAATTGGGTGCAGGAGTGGCTGTGGGACTGAAGAATTGGCTCCGGATAACATTTTCCATTGAACCACAGTCTCTTGAACAAGGCCTCGACAGGATGAAAGCATTCTGTCAAAGGCACAGCAGGAAGTGATAAGATATACCAAGTCTAAGATCAAGTGATGGTGCCGACAATCTCAAGGTGTCATCAAGTTTCTTAAATTCTACACTACCTTATCTACTATGGAAAGTGTCTTAAGAGGACAGCAAAAGTTGTCCCATCTAGTCAAGAAATAAAAACCCATCTGCCTGTAAGCACATCAGAAGAGGGGGTGCTGGAAGAGATCAAGAACTTCTCATGGTGTCACTGAAGTTCcttcaaatatcaaaaatcaAAGTGTTATTACATGTTTGTGCTTGTAAAAAACCTGTCCATTAGAGTCTTGAATATTATGTAAGGGCAAGGAGCTGTCCCTCCTCTCCCTCTTCAGTCATAGAATTACAAATTTGCAACTTTCCTCGATTTTTCCTGAAGTTATAAACTCTTGCATCCTATACATCAGTCTGCAACCAAGACACTTGGCAACATCTAGGCCAATTGTTGCACTTACGCCTTTCCACTTTCACTTTCACCAAGAATTTCTGGCAAAACTAGGGCCAGAAGAAGTTAAGATAAGAAGAATACGAGGCCAAAATATCAACGGAGCTATAACTGTCTCCATCTGAACATGAAATGTGACCAAGCAAATCTAATACCCAAGAAGGGTAGCTAAAGAAGAACTCCTCATCCTTGTGCCTGGTAAGGAACCTAACTGATATATCAATGGTTGCTTGAAAGATTTCACATTGAGACACTAATGAGCAACAACTCTTGCAGGGATTACTGGGGAGTTTAAGAATTAGATCCGATTAACTTTTATTAGAGTTGAACAATTATCTCTTGAAGATGGCCTTGGAAGGTTAAAGTCCTTCTGCCAGAGACATGCCAAGAAACAATAGTTTCTTACACCATTACTAAACCTTACACGAACTAACGGTTAATCTTAGTAACCAAGGTCAGGTTTTGTCTCAAACTAGTTCGGAGGTTGATCCGGTGAAAACCGGGttaatctatttaaattttattgacttgATTGATCTAACCAAACTCAATAAGACCCTACATGGtcaatttcatgaatttttaaaataataagattttggtctttttaatttttttttatctgaaacaAAGTGGTTTTTAGGATTGATCCTACAAACCAACAACCTAAACCTTTGacaagtttgataactatgatTTTCCAGAATCATCAGCAGATTCATGTTGAACGTTAATCCTTGCTTATTATGCTAAGActtcaaaataaatatgctaCCATTACTGTAACTAAGTAGGCAAGTGTGTTAATGGACAAATATTTgatctatttaaaatattaaaagcattCATGTTAAAGGAATTCTATCCAGAATTGAtctatttaaaacatttttatttttagttttttaattaatccgtATTAACCTATGAGACATTCTACCTGTATATATAAATTGGGTTTAATATCCATACTTTCAACAAATGCAATCCCACCATGACAAAGCCACAAAACATAGAGTAGATTAGATAGAGAGGCCCATCACTTTCTTACCGTTGCACTTCTCCTGGCCCTATTGACCCCCACAATTCCCaccctaaaaattcaaaaagcaacaaaaaaccTGTCTCTCCAACGGctcatttcatttcaacaaaacCCCAGCATCAAGAACCCTTCCCTTTCTCAATCAAACACCTCAAGAATCCTCTCTAAATCTTCACATTTACCAAGCTTTGCTTCTTCTCTCTCAAATCACTCCAAAATCTCCAAAAACTCTGCCATTAAAGCATTCAAGAAATGGATGCAACACCACCTTCTCATAGGTCAAACCCCAACTCTCAAGCAAAATCAACCTCTCGTTTGTCAAGAATCACATACTCTATCGAATCAGAAGCAAAGCCTCCACAGCTGTCTCTAGACCTTATCCCTTCGTCGGAAAGGAAAACCCCATCAAGTTTTTCACTCAAATCCTCAACCAACTCTCCCCAAGAACAACTCCTCCTCTCACCTTCTCctttgaaaaaatcaagaaaccgTCTTGTCGACCGGTATGAGATGCCGGAGGAGGGTGTTTTAGAACAAAATGGGTCTAGAAGGAGATGCAAAAGTAGAGGATCTCAAATGGGTTCTTTAGGTTGTGCTTCACCAAGGAGTAATAGAAGGTTAAGGAGAAGATTGGAGGTGGAGAGTAGGGAAGAAAGGGACTTGATTGGTTTTGTGGATGAGGTTGGAAAAGTGAGAAAGAGAAGACAGAGCGGCCGGTctaagaaggagaaggagaggcTCTCTTTAGTCCCTTCATTGCCTTCTTCTAGCACTACTCCAAGTATGTAGAAATGTgttctctttttcatttttttgttgccAAGTCCTTTAAATCTGGATTTTGTTGAATTGATTTGTGCtattttgatgatgattttgGGATTTTAGAAGTTGATGATGGTGATGGAGGCAATTTGGAGAGGATTGGGATGGTTGTTTTTGATCTGATAATGTGGAAAGATGTGGCAAAATCAAGTCTTTGGTTTGGTCTTGGATGCCTATGTTTCTTGTCTTCCTTCTTTGCTAGAGGGATTAGCTTTAGGTGGATATCTCTTAATCTACTCTTTCTGCTTTGAATTTTCAGTTTGAGGTGCTATTAAGGTAGCTAATTCTCTTCAATTTTACGTTTTTAAGCATTTTCTCTGCCATTTCACAACTCGGGCTTCTGTTTCTGGGTGTATCATTCCTCTCGAATTCGATATGTCAAAGGTACAAGTCTCCAATGTTATTGCAATGGCCAATAGATTATGTATGTGTTCAAGTTCATCTAATTTGGGTTCTGAGTATTGAGATTCTGATAATGTAATCACAGAAACAGTGTTGAGAAGCTGAGAAAATTTAAGCTGACAGAAGATGACATTTTGAGAGTGGGTAGATTGATACTTCCAGCTGCAAATCTTGCAATTTCAAAGACAAGAGAGTTATTCTCAGGAGAGCCATCCATGACCCTCAAAGTAATTACCAAATTTTCTTTGCATAACACTCTTAAAAACCTTTCCAATTTGATCAAACAGGCATTTAAAGAGCCTTCTATTTCCTGGTCACAGGTGATTCCTTTCTTGCTTCTTGGTGCGGAGTATGGTCATCTTGTAACTTTGAGGAGGCTTTGTGGAATTGGTATGTTAACTATAATAATGAATTGTTTACGAAATCTGCTTGAGATCATTGTTTTGATGATAATTTACTCCTTATATCTTGGTCGTGTCTTTGTGAATTTGAGCAGGGTTTTTCATTAGCGTCACCATAGCAAAACTATTTGCTTGCTATTCTAGTCAGATTAACCAGAAAGGTATACAAAGCCTCTCCATGTAAATGAAATGCTGTTAGCTTGTCTGGCCATTTATGGTTCCGTGGAAGTGAATTTTTTGTGGGGGATACTGCAGTTGAGCACTTGAAATGCCGGATGATGGAAGCATGGAGATCTTGTTCTCACAAAAAGATGGTGGCAGCATCAGCAGTCACAGCTTTCTGGAATCTGTCAAGTGTCAAAACCCGTATATTTACTGGTAATTGTGATGGATTTTCAGTATTTTTAAGCTGTTAAAAGCAACATACAACTTCAAGTCCAGTTAACTTAGATTTGGTTCTATTTGAAGCATTTATATCCTTGGTAATACTACGATGCTGCCGGCAACAACTAATGCCAAGCCAGGAAGAAGGGGAGTTACTGCCAACACAAGTAAAGGGGGAAgcagaaggagaaaaaagagcCACAACAGGCAGGAGGCCTCCCTCCCTAAATCAGTAGGCATCCTTGCCATTTCTAACAGCAATAACTTGCACTTTAAGCAGAGATAATATGAGAGGCATTGCGTTGTACTCTATAAAACTAACACTTACTATGGACAAAGAACGATCCCTCCATTTTATTATgtacaaataaaaagatatcgTCTTTCAATCTTCTGCTATGAGTAAATGGAAATAAAGTATATGAAAGAAGTTTATGTTGGAAATACACTTACACTTGGCCCATTTCCTCACAACCATAGgaataatcaatttattatatacAATTATTGGCTAATCGAGCacacttgattttgttttagatcAAGGCCGAAAGCTCCTACCAACAACTCCCCCTTCTTgttctctatttattttgaatttgatgatataaaaaataattttaatatatttttaaataaaaaatactattaaaaaggATCCTATACCATATGGTATAAAACGCATACTAAGATTAAGATCTTTTCCCATCAACAACTCCATGCATCCATCCATTCAGATAGATTCGGGTTATCATCCATTATTATCCGTACAGAAAGGATCACTCTCAATTGCAAAAATATTTGTAGCTCTATTATTCTCGAAAGCAAAGTGGATTGGAAGCTCGCAACGAGCATAAAGCAAAAGCAAACCTTTTGACTTCAAGTCAACACAAAGCAATAAAAACACCACACGTGCATAAAGCCATAAACCCCACATAACTTCTCCTAGAAgttaaaacacacttaaaaaccctaattgccctttcttttcctttctcccTTCAATTTATAAACAACCACCGCTGCTAAGGCTTATACATACGAAAAATAAACAGCTGTGAAATCTTCTTTCTTCGATCgatcaatcaatcaaaaatGGCAACAACAGCTGAGAAAAGAAAGCCAGTGTTCATCAAAGTAGAAGAGCTCAAGCCTGGCACCAATGGTCACAATCTCACTGTCAAAGTTCTTGAATCTAAACCAGTCCCTGTCCCTAAGCCACGTCGTGCTCCTATGTCTCTCTCTCAACGCCCTCAACGCCCTTCTCGAATCAATGAATGCCTTGTTGGTGATGAAACTGGTTGTATTGTTTTCACTGCAAGAAATGAACAAGGTGAAAGATTTTTCCTCCTTTATTGCTAAAGACTATGCTTTTTTGTGCTTTCTAGGATCCTTTATTGAGATTGTTTctgggttttggtttttttaagaaatgatttatgggttttgggttttgattaTGGAGACCCAGTAAAGGTGGCTACTTTGTTGGTTTTCTGGttggggttttgatttttttgctttgatgGTTTCCG
This DNA window, taken from Populus alba chromosome 17, ASM523922v2, whole genome shotgun sequence, encodes the following:
- the LOC118049844 gene encoding tyrosine aminotransferase — encoded protein: MEEHSAKWIIRGNELLDETAATSIRGYLSMLYDHLDKDDQRPVVPLSHGDPSAFACFRTSPEAVDAIVHAVQSAEFNSYAPTTGIVPARRAVAEYLSADLPYNLSADDIYLTVGCTQSIEVVLSALARPGANILLPRPGYPLYESRAGFSKLEVRHFDLIPEKGWEVDLESVEALADENTAAIVIISPGNPCGNVFSYQHLKKVAETARKLGIFVIADEVYGHIAFGSNPYVPMGEFGSIVPVLSLGSISKRWIVPGWRFGWIAACDPNGILKKYGIVDSIKSYFNISSNPATFVQAAIPQIFEKTKEDFFSKTINIMREAADICYEKTKEIPCVTCPHKPDGSMFAMVKLNLSLLEDISDDMDFCLKLAREESVTILPGVAVGLKNWLRITFSIEPQSLEQGLDRMKAFCQRHSRK
- the LOC118049845 gene encoding reticulon-like protein B18, with amino-acid sequence MDATPPSHRSNPNSQAKSTSRLSRITYSIESEAKPPQLSLDLIPSSERKTPSSFSLKSSTNSPQEQLLLSPSPLKKSRNRLVDRYEMPEEGVLEQNGSRRRCKSRGSQMGSLGCASPRSNRRLRRRLEVESREERDLIGFVDEVGKVRKRRQSGRSKKEKERLSLVPSLPSSSTTPKVDDGDGGNLERIGMVVFDLIMWKDVAKSSLWFGLGCLCFLSSFFARGISFSIFSAISQLGLLFLGVSFLSNSICQRNSVEKLRKFKLTEDDILRVGRLILPAANLAISKTRELFSGEPSMTLKVIPFLLLGAEYGHLVTLRRLCGIGFFISVTIAKLFACYSSQINQKVEHLKCRMMEAWRSCSHKKMVAASAVTAFWNLSSVKTRIFTAFISLVILRCCRQQLMPSQEEGELLPTQVKGEAEGEKRATTGRRPPSLNQ
- the LOC118049841 gene encoding uncharacterized protein At4g28440, encoding MATTAEKRKPVFIKVEELKPGTNGHNLTVKVLESKPVPVPKPRRAPMSLSQRPQRPSRINECLVGDETGCIVFTARNEQVDIMQPGATVILRNAKIDMFKGSMRLAVDKWGRVEVAEPANFAVRENNNLSLVEYELVTVQA